In Oncorhynchus tshawytscha isolate Ot180627B linkage group LG08, Otsh_v2.0, whole genome shotgun sequence, the genomic window ACACccattctctccattctccaTAGTAACATTAATACCTCCAATAGTAGGTCACTCCTATTAGATacacactacacctgttgtattcggtgcatgtgactaatacaatttgatttgatttagtaggtCACTCCTATCAGATTTACCAGATGATAAACTATTCAATACAGACAGAGAATCTGAGCATCCTATAATTCTAACAGGTTGTACGTCCTCCACCCACTGGAGGGCAACTATTATCACCAACAGTTCAACTGAGTGTACTTTCCTTTTCTCCGCCAAGATTAGATCAACAACAGGATCTGGGAGTAACCATGGAGGAACATCCCCTATTACCAAAGAAGGGCCAACCTCCAACTCCCTCAAACCACTCTCATCAGCaagctaaaggacaccaataataagaagagacttgcttgggccaagaaacacgagcaatggacaatagaccagtggaaatatgtcctttggtctgatgagtccaaattttttatttttggttccaaccgcagtgtctttgtgagacgcagagtaggtgaacggatgatctccgcatgtgtggtttccaccgtgaagcatggaggaggaggtgtgatggagtggaggtgctttgctggtgacactgtcaatgatttacttagaattcaaggcacacttaaccaacatggctaccatatcattctgcagcgatacgccatcccatctggtttgcgcttagtgggactatcatttgttttttaacaggacaatgacccaacacacctccaggctgtgtaagggctatttgaccaagggggagagtgatggagtgcttcatcagatgacctagcctccacaatcacccgacccaattgagatggtttgggatgagttggaccgcagagtgaaggaaaagcagccaacaagtgctcagcatatgtgggaactccttcaagactgttggaaaagcattccaggtgtgaaaagctgtcatcaaggcaaagggtagttactttgaatctcaaatataaaatgtattttgatttgcttaacacatttttggttattacatgattccgtatgtgttattttatagttttgatgtcttcactactattatacaatgtagaaaattgtacaaataaatacacttttgactggtactgtattttttttttttttacctttattttactaggcaagtcagttaagaacaaattcttatttacaatgacggcctaagaacagtgggttaacgacagatttgtaccttgtcagctcggggatttgaacttgcaaccttccggttactatatatatatatatatatatatatatatatatatataaaaatatattcatatacatatatatatatccaacAGATAAACTCTTACTAAGGTAAACTCTGGTAACTAAGGTAAACTCTGGTAACTAAGGTAAACTCTGGTAACTAAGTGTGGTGAAGTTTTCTTTAGTTGATGTGTTATTCTGTTATCTGAAAAACGGACACGGCAGGCCTTGTCATAACCTATGATTGataaaatcatgtttttctaTTTTACGATACTTTCAAGCATCAAACACTTTTCTTTTGCGTGATACGTGTGGTCAAAGGTGACCCGGATGGAATCCTTTTGCGTGATAGCGTGCGATTATTTACGGACGCTCTCGAATGAGGTCATCGCTCACATGTTCAACATCTTTGTTCGGAACCATTCATCCGCTCCCAGTGTAGCTGGTATTCGTAACTTCGAGAACAGACACTCTGCAAACATGGCTTCTGCCACTACCCCGGTTGTCTCTGAACAGTCAGCGAGAACCACACATTTACCAATGCTCGACATATCCAAGCCCCCCGTTATAGAAGGATTTACACCTCTATCTCGACCCAGAGAAGAGACGTTTCAGGAGAAGTTTATGAGGAAGTCGAAGGAGAACCCGTTCGTCCCTATAGGTCAGTTACATAAGCGGTACTGTAAGTCTATTAAATGGTCCAATGTCCACAGCTGTATCTATTCGGCTTCAATACATACTATTACTAAATTAGATGATTCAGGCATTGAATAGACTGTCATTTGGTCAATCACTTACCAAAGAGACAACACtgttgtagctagttagctaactatgtTAACTCGTTTGCTAGCTAGCAGGGGAACAGCATACAATCAATTTAACCGCTAATTTGGTAACA contains:
- the LOC121846958 gene encoding HIG1 domain family member 2A-like is translated as MFNIFVRNHSSAPSVAGIRNFENRHSANMASATTPVVSEQSARTTHLPMLDISKPPVIEGFTPLSRPREETFQEKFMRKSKENPFVPIGCLGTAGALMYGLRAFKQGKTRQSQLLMRGRIFAQGFTVVAIIFGVFTTALKKD